A genomic segment from Castor canadensis chromosome 1, mCasCan1.hap1v2, whole genome shotgun sequence encodes:
- the Ddx43 gene encoding probable ATP-dependent RNA helicase DDX43: MSRQEAGANASRWVGASRRSSTAYRTQERRPTEESNRRGRGGSRGDRGSGGRDSSGPPEPGAAGRREPPLCFGLKDDLVGVVIGRGGSKIREIQNTTNTRIQIIKGNPEAEVKIFGSKAMQTKAKAVIDNFVKKHENYNSGRRFDGAFKPSVRRDVSTNDNGTEDQPLIDWDQIREDALKWEKKKWADLPPIKKNFYIESATTSSMSQAQIDSWRKENFNITCDDLKDGEKRSIPSPTCKFEDAFQSYPEVMENIKKAGFQNPTPIQSQSWPIVLQGIDLIGVAQTGTGKTLSYLMPGFIHLDSQPVAREKRNGPGMLVLTPTRELALQVEAECSKYSYKGLKSVCIYGGGDRDGQIQDVSKGVDIIIATPGRLNDLQMNNYVNLKSVTYLVLDEADKMLDMGFEPQIMKILLDVRPDRQTIMTSATWPSAVRRLAQSYLKEPMIVYVGTLDLVAVSSVKQNIIITTEEEKRTHIQTFLESMSPKDKVIVFVSRKAVADHLSSDLILQQISVESLHGNREQSDREKALENFKTGKVRILIATDLASRGLDVQDITHVYNYDFPRNIEEYVHRVGRTGRAGRTGMSITLITRNDWRVATELINILKRANQSIPEELVLMAERYKANKLKRETEKKMGRPQGKFH, from the exons ATGTCCAGGCAAGAGGCAGGAGCTAACGCTTCGCGTTGGGTCGGTGCTTCAAGGCGAAGCTCTACAGCGTACCGTACCCAGGAAAGGAGGCCGACGGAGGAGTCGAACAGAAGAGGTCGGGGAGGAAGTAGGGGCGACAGAGGTAGCGGCGGGAGAGACTCCTCCGGTCCCCCGGAACCTGGGGCCGCTGGTCGCCGGGAACCGCCGCTCTGCTTTGGATTGAAGGACGACCTGGTGGGCGTGGTGATCG gtcGTGGTGGgtcaaaaataagagaaatccaGAATACAACAAACACCAGAATACAG ATAATAAAAGGAAATCCTGAAGCAGAAGTCAAAATTTTTGGCAGTAAGGCCATGCAGACAAAAGCAAAAGCAGTGATAGataattttgttaaaaaacatgaaaattacaaTTCAGGACGCAGATTTG aTGGTGCATTCAAGCCTTCTGTTAGAAGAGATGTAAGCACAAATGACAATGGAACAGAAGATCAGCCATTGATAGACTGGGATCAGATCCGAGAGGATGCattgaaatgggaaaaaaaaaagtgggcag ATTTACCTCCAATTAAGAAAAACTTTTACATAGAGTCAGCAACAACAAGCTCAATGTCACAAGCACAGATAGACAGCTGGAG gaaggaaaatttcaaCATAACATGTGATGACTTGAAAGATGGTGAGAAACGTTCTATTCCCAGTCCTACCTGTAAATTTGAAGATGCTTTCCAGAGTTACCCAGAAgttatggaaaatattaaaaaggcagGTTTTCAAAATCCAACACCAATTCAG tCACAGTCATGGCCAATAGTTCTGCAAGGAATAGATCTTATTGGAGTAGCACAAACTGGAACAGGGAAGACATTGTCCTATCTGATGCCTGGGTTCATTCATCTAGACTCTCAACCAGT AGCtcgagaaaaaagaaatggaccaGGCATGTTAGTCCTCACACCCACCCGGGAATTAGCGCTTCAGGTAGAAGCCGAATGTTCTAAGTATTCATATAAAGGTCTTAAAAG TGTTTGCATATATGGTGGTGGAGATAGAGATGGACAAATACAAGATGTTTCAAAAGGTGTGGACATCATTATTGCAACTCCTGGAAGACTGAATGATCTACAAATGAATAACTACGTCAATCTGAAAAGTGTAACTTACTTG GTTTTAGATGAAGCAGACAAGATGCTGGACATGGGATTCGAACCTCAGATAATGAAGATTTTGTTAGATGTGcgcccagacagacagacaattaTGACAAG TGCTACTTGGCCATCTGCTGTTCGTCGTCTTGCACAGTCTTATTTGAAAGAACCAATGATTGTCTATGTTGGTACTTTGGATCTGGTT GCTGTAAGTTCAGTGAAACAAAATATAATCATCACTACAGAGGAAGAGAAACGAACTCACATCCAAACGTTCCTAGAAAGCATGTCACCTAAAGACAAAGTCATTGTCTTTGTCAGCAGAAAAGCTGT GGCTGATCACTTATCAAGTGACCTGATTCTCCAACAAATATCAGTAGAGTCTCTGCATGGTAACAGAGAACAGAGTGACCGAGAGAAGGCGTTAGAGAACTTTAAAACAG GTAAAGTGAGAATACTAATTGCTACTGACTTGGCATCTCGAGGTCTTGATGTCCAAGATATCACACACGTTTATAATTATGATTTTCCACGGAACATTGAAGAATATGTTCATAGAGTTGGGCGCACTGGAAGAGCAGG GAGGACTGGCATGTCAATTACCCTTATCACCAGAAATGATTGGAGGGTTGCCACTGAATTGATTAATATTCTGAAAAGAGCAAATCAG AGTATTCCTGAAGAGCTTGTCTTAATGGCTGAGAGATACAAAGCAAATAAActgaagagagaaacagaaaaaaaaatgggaagacCTCAAGGAAAGTTTCATTGA